The following are encoded together in the Ictalurus punctatus breed USDA103 chromosome 1, Coco_2.0, whole genome shotgun sequence genome:
- the tlr21 gene encoding toll-like receptor 21 (The RefSeq protein has 3 substitutions compared to this genomic sequence) yields the protein MASYRNQALISVSIIASMFQFSMSYSFRNCIESPGSNHTTFKCTKRQAQTVTAIVSDIPHSATNISISYCKLVKIPPQSFSHLPKLSDLQLNNNHMRNIDNDAFANLQYLHTLNLSSNDMVHLNSSIFHDLQNLRTLILADNRLTNISSDLFSNLSKLEILDLRMNQLMNFSAVVHSISNLKGLKKLDISFNRLITLLHSASLPQSLSQLYLGNNLLTTLECQNDFLSSVQVLDLSYNKVLTAQAFFGLNLSNLEYLRLHSTNISIIMFLNHTNVMPWHVDFSGLGLREPQMLVSLCKQLSYYPNKHIEKMLLQSNDLNGLNDKTLSHCPPITNVLDLSYNQLKSISCLQFLERQNHLAKLRVEHNHLTHLISCKNHTKFPHLKELSYRYNRILEVNSFAFSHTPNLTTLQLNINIIAYLDRKALNGLKQLVTLRLDNNLLSDIYKESFENLHSLQTLNLRNNQISVIFNNTFYSLSKLSILDLGGNKITHLMPLALEGLDSLNNLYLDRNHLAEIDGHLIGKLHRTLQVLDLQGNFIHYITEYVYSPFITLSKLTDLKLDGQMPYGITLLPHAFFRGLTSLKSLYLSNNHISYFSTDTFDDLKNLTFLTLDDSCVGVTQLKPGIFKNLHKLETLTVENMGIGSFSKEVFGNLTGLKVLHLNRNAMQTLDVDLLETLTNLQYLDVRNTPLSCNCPNSELQNWTKNNQRVQLIYLYNLTCPDVKGSNFYNFDTHVCSDFGVYWFASTYIVTLLVTLLPLLYVKLYWKFKYGYYVFRSWFGEQWRRLREEEENCTYDAFISYNSADEEWVMEQLLPNLEGSGFRLCLHHRDFEPGRNIIDNIVAAVYSSRKTVCVISRNFLCSEWCSLEIQLASYRLFDEMQDVLLLVFLEDIHERQLSAYHRMRKFMLKKTYLQWPGLDCTDPIKAQELFWTQLKRALRSSNSRSQDEEQTLENVQDGPQIDDARVEEREYFMNQGQMDDGPYYLTP from the coding sequence ATGGCCTCCTACAGGAACCAAGCATTGATCTCAGTCTCAATAATTGCTTCAATGtttcaattcagcatgagctaCAGTTTCAGGAATTGCATTGAAAGTCCTGGCTCAAACCATACAACCTTCAAATGCACTAAACGCCAAGCTCAAACAGTTACTGCCATTGTGAGTGATATACCACATTCTGCAACAAACATTTCAATCTCTTACTGCAAACTTGTCAAAATTCCTCCTCAAAGCTTCAGTCACCTGCCAAAGCTTAGTGATCTGCAACTAAACAACAATCACATGAGGAACATCGACAATGATGCCTTTGCTAATCTACAATATCTTCATACATTGAACTTGTCCAGCAATGACATGGTTCATCTCAATTCTTCCATTTTCCATGACCTCCAGAACCTCAGAACTTTGATCCTGGCCGACAATAGATTGACAAATATATCTTCTGACTTATTTTCTAATTTGTCCAAATTGGAGATTCTGGATCTACGTATGAACCAGTTAATGAACTTCTCAGCAGTGGTGCACTCCATATCAAATCTGAAAGGGCTGAAGAAACTGGACATTTCCTTCAACAGACTTATCACTTTGCTACACTCAGCCAGCCTGCCACAGTCACTTTCCCAACTTTATCTCGGTAACAACTTGCTGACCACACTGGAATGCCAGAATGACTTTCTAAGCAGTGTCCAAGTGCTGGATCTCTCTTATAATAAAGTTCTGACAGCCCAGGCTTTCTTTGGTCTGAACCTGAGCAATTTGGAATACCTGCGTCTGCATTCCACCAACATTTCAATCATAATGTTCCTTAATCATACTAATGTGATGCCTTGGCATGTAGACTTCTCAGGTTTGGGATTAAGAGAACCCCAAATGCTAGTTTCATTGTGCAAACAACTGTCATACTATCCAAATAAACATATTGAAAAAATGCTCCTTCAGAGCAATGACCTAAATGGTCTGAATGATAAGACATTATCTCACTGTCCCCCGATCACTAATGTTTTGGACCTTTCATACAATCAGCTGAAGAGCATAAGCTGTTTGCAATTCCTTGAAAGACAAAATCATCTTGCGAAACTCAGAGTTGAACACAACCACCTTACACATCTAATAAGTtgcaaaaatcacacaaaattTCCCCACTTGAAAGAACTGAGCTACCGCTACAATCGCATTCTTGAAGTGAATTCCTTTGCCTTTAGTCATACACCAAATCTGACAACTCTTCAACTCAATATAAACATAATTGCCTACTTGGATCGAAAAGCACTGAATGGACTTAAACAGCTTGTTACACTTCGCCTGGACAACAACCTTCTGTCTGATATCTATAAGGAGAGCTTTGAGAACCTTCACAGTCTTCAGACACTTAACCTACGCAATAACCAAATTTCTGTCATATTCAACAACACCTTCTACTCTCTCAGTATGCTGAGGATTTTAGATCTAGGTGGGAACAAGATAACACATTTAATGCCCCTAGCACTTGAAGGGCTGGACAGCTTGAATAATCTTTACTTAGACCGCAATCATCTAGCAGAAATTGATGGTCACCTGATTGGAAAACTGCATCGCACACTGCAAGTGCTAGATTTACAAGGCAATTTCATCCATTACATCACAGAATATGTATACTCCCCATTTATAACGCTAAGTAAGCTGACTGACTTAAAGTTAGATGGACAAATGCCATATGGTATAACCTTATTACCTCATGCATTTTTTCGTGGTCTCACTTCCCTTAAAAGTCTTTACCTCAGCAACAATCATATCTCTTATTTCAGCACGGACACATTTGACGACCTAAAAAATTTAACGTTTTTAACATTAGATGATTCGTGTGTTGGAGTGACCCAACTCAAGCCAGGAATTTTCAAAAACCTTCACAAGCTGGAGACATTAACAGTTGAGAACATGGGCATCGGTTCATTCTCAAAAGAGGTGTTTGGTAATCTCACAGGACTGAAAGTTTTGCATCTTAACCGCAATGCCATGCAGACCTTGGATGTGGACTTGCTGGAAACTCTAACTAATCTACAGTATCTAGATGTTAGAAATACTCCTCTCAGTTGTAACTGTCCCAACAGTGAGCTCCAGAATTGGACAAAAAACAACCAGAGAGTACAGCTTATATACCTTTACAACCTGACCTGTCCGGATGTCAAAGGGTCAAACTTTTACAACTTTGACACTCATGTATGTTCGGATTTTGGAGTGTATTGGTTTGCCTCCACTTATATTGTAACATTGTTAGTAACATTACTTCCACTACTTTATGTCAAGCTCTACTGGAAATTTAAATATGGCTACTACGTCTTCCGCTCTTGGTTTGGCGAGCAGTGGCGTCGTCTTcgggaagaagaagagaattgCACGTACGACGCTTTCATTTCTTACAACTCAGCAGATGAGGAATGGGTGATGGAACAGCTTCTCCCAAACCTTGAAGGGAGTGGGTTTCGACTTTGCCTCCACCACCGGGACTTTGAACCAGGCCGCAACATAATCGACAACATTGTGGCAGCGGTTTATAGCAGCCGCAAGACGGTGTGTGTGATCAGCCGAAACTTCCTCTGCAGTGAGTGGTGCTCCCTGGAGATCCAACTGGCCAGCTACCGTCTTTTTGATGAGATGCAGGATGTGCTCTTACTTGTCTTTTTGGAGGACATCCATGAGCGACAGCTCTCTGCCTATCACCGTATGAGAAAGTTTATGTTGAAAAAGACTTATCTACAGTGGCCAGGGCTGGACTGCACAGATCCCATCAAGGCACAGGAGCTGTTCTGGACACAGCTTAAGAGAGCTTTAAGGAGCAGCAACAGTAGAAGCCAAGACGAAGAACAAACGTTGGAGAATGTTCAGAATGGGCCGCAGATAGATGATGCAAGAGTAGAGGAAAGAGAATATTTCATGAACCAGGGACAAATGGATGATGGGCCATATTACCTAACACCCTAA